Proteins from a genomic interval of Callospermophilus lateralis isolate mCalLat2 chromosome 1, mCalLat2.hap1, whole genome shotgun sequence:
- the Acads gene encoding short-chain specific acyl-CoA dehydrogenase, mitochondrial has product MAAALLARACGPLRGALHARVWRRLHTIYQSVELPETHQMLRQTCRDFAEKELFPIAAQVDKEHLFPAAQVKKMGELGLLAMDVPEELGGAGLDYLAYSIAMEEISRGCASTGVIMSVNNSLYLGPVMKFGSAEQKRQWVTPFTSGDKIGCFALSEPGNGSDAGAASTIARAEGDSWVLNGTKAWITNSWEAAATVVFASTDRSLKNKGISAFLVPMPTPGLTLGKKEDKLGIRASSTANLIFEDCRIPKENLLGEPGMGFKIAMQTLDMGRIGIASQALGIAQAALDCAVNYAENRQAFGAPLTKLQGIQFKLADMALALESARLLTWRAAMLKDNKKPFTKEAAMAKLAASEAATAISHQAIQILGGMGYVTEMPAERHYRDARITEIYEGTSEIQRLVIAGHLLRSYRS; this is encoded by the exons ATGGCCGCCGCGCTGCTCGCCCGGGCCTGCGGCCCCCTCCGCGGAG CTCTCCATGCTCGGGTCTGGCGGAGGTTGCACACTATCTACCAGTCTGTGGAACTGCCTGAGACACACCAGATGTTGCGGCAGACGTGCCGGGACTTTGCTGAGAAGGAGCTGTTTCCCATTGCAGCCCAGGTGGACAAGGAACACCTTTTTCCGGCTGCTCAG GTGAAGAAGATGGGTGAGCTGGGACTTCTGGCCATGGACGTGCCCGAGGAGCTCGGTGGTGCCGGCCTCGACTACCTGGCCTACTCCATCGCCATGGAGGAGATCAGCCGCGGCTGTGCCTCCACTGGAGTCATCATGAGCGTCAACAAT TCTCTCTACTTGGGGCCCGTCATGAAGTTTGGCTCTGCAGAGCAGAAGCGGCAGTGGGTCACACCTTTCACCAGTGGTGACAAAATTGGCTGCTTTGCCCTCAGCGAACCAG GGAACGGCAGCGATGCCGGAGCCGCCTCCACCATAGCCCGGGCAGAGGGCGACTCGTGGGTCCTGAATGGCACCAAAGCCTGGATCACCAATTCCTGGGAGGCCGCAGCCACCGTGGTCTTTGCCAGCACAGACAGATCGCTGAAGAACAAG GGCATCAGTGCCTTCCTGGTTCCCATGCCAACTCCTGGACTCACGTTGGGGAAGAAGGAGGACAAGCTGGGCATCCGGGCCTCGTCCACAGCCAACCTCATCTTTGAGGACTGTCGCATCCCCAAGGAGAACCTGTTGGGGGAGCCAGGGATGGGCTTCAAGATAGCCATG CAAACCCTGGACATGGGCCGCATCGGAATTGCCTCCCAGGCCCTGGGCATTGCCCAGGCCGCCCTCGACTGCGCTGTGAACTATGCTGAGAACCGCCAGGCTTTCGGGGCGCCCCTCACCAAGCTCCAGGGCATCCAG TTCAAGCTGGCAGACATGGCCCTGGCCCTGGAGAGTGCCCGGCTGCTGACCTGGCGCGCTGCCATGTTGAAAGATAATAAGAAGCCCTTCACCAAG GAGGCGGCCATGGCCAAGCTGGCTGCATCGGAGGCCGCTACAGCCATCAGCCACCAG GCCATCCAGATCTTGGGCGGCATGGGGTACGTGACAGAGATGCCCGCCGAGCGCCACTACCGTGACGCCCGCATCACTGAGATCTATGAAGGCACCAGTGAGATCCAGAGGCTGGTGATTGCTGGGCACCTGCTCCGCAGCTACCGGAGCTGA